One Nodosilinea sp. FACHB-141 DNA segment encodes these proteins:
- a CDS encoding SDR family oxidoreductase, protein MATYVITGANRGIGYEYCRQLQQRGDRVIAVCRQPSDELTTLGVQLETGIDLTDEAAVADLTQRLNGTAIDVLINNAGMAERVTLDNLDFDSIRRQFEVNAIAPLRLTSALLPYLGHGAKVAIMTSRMGSIADNTSGGSYGYRMSKVALSMAGKSLAHDLKPKGIAVAILHPGLVQTRMTGFTNSGITPEESVKGLLARIDELTLENSGTFWHSNGEVLPW, encoded by the coding sequence ATGGCTACCTATGTGATTACCGGCGCAAACCGCGGCATTGGCTACGAATATTGTCGGCAGCTTCAGCAGCGGGGCGATCGCGTCATTGCCGTATGCCGTCAGCCCTCCGACGAGCTAACCACCCTGGGGGTGCAGCTAGAAACGGGCATCGACCTCACCGATGAAGCTGCCGTCGCTGACCTGACCCAGCGGCTCAACGGCACCGCGATCGATGTGCTGATCAACAATGCTGGCATGGCAGAGCGCGTCACCCTAGACAATCTGGATTTTGACAGCATTCGGCGGCAGTTTGAGGTGAATGCGATCGCCCCACTGCGGCTGACGTCGGCGCTGCTGCCCTATTTGGGCCACGGGGCAAAGGTGGCAATCATGACCAGCCGCATGGGGTCGATCGCCGACAATACCTCCGGCGGCTCTTATGGCTATCGCATGTCGAAGGTGGCACTATCGATGGCGGGCAAGTCGTTGGCCCACGACCTCAAGCCTAAGGGCATCGCCGTGGCAATTTTGCACCCAGGACTGGTGCAGACCCGCATGACGGGGTTTACCAATAGCGGCATCACCCCAGAAGAGTCGGTCAAAGGACTGCTGGCCCGCATCGACGAGCTAACCCTGGAGAATTCCGGCACCTTCTGGCACTCGAATGGAGAGGTATTGCCCTGGTAG
- a CDS encoding tocopherol cyclase family protein → MPLHPLQTPHSGYHWDGKDNRFFEGWYFRLTLPEARHTFAFMYSIEGHIGGQPHSGGTAQILGPDDSYFWRTFPDVGQFWAWEEGLGLGHWRGKTKTQPRLLSSSEFKDQISEGYQVTATWHQGCLNDPVLGPVAWQYYTEPVYGWGSTGQPQQSTAGLLSSLPIFEPGWQILMAHGHATGWIEWQGQRYEFANAPTYSEKNWGRSFPQKWFWLNCNAFDGVPDLALTAGGGRRQVLTWMESVAMVGIHHGGKFYEFVPWNARVTWHITPWGYWHMQCERPDYVVEVIGTTDLPGIPLRAPTHNGMAFCCRDTALGDLSLKLWQRRGSELDLVIAATSTQAGLETGGGPWDGPWVKE, encoded by the coding sequence ATGCCCCTTCACCCCCTTCAAACTCCCCACAGTGGCTACCACTGGGATGGTAAAGACAACCGATTCTTCGAAGGTTGGTATTTTCGGCTTACGCTGCCGGAGGCTCGCCACACCTTTGCTTTCATGTACTCCATTGAAGGCCATATCGGCGGACAGCCTCACAGCGGCGGTACGGCCCAAATTCTAGGTCCGGATGACAGCTACTTTTGGCGCACTTTTCCCGATGTGGGGCAATTTTGGGCTTGGGAAGAGGGTCTGGGGCTAGGCCACTGGCGGGGAAAAACCAAAACTCAGCCTCGCCTGCTGTCATCGTCAGAATTTAAGGATCAAATATCGGAAGGCTATCAGGTGACGGCAACCTGGCATCAGGGTTGTTTGAATGATCCTGTTCTAGGACCCGTGGCTTGGCAGTATTACACCGAGCCAGTCTATGGCTGGGGTAGCACTGGCCAACCTCAGCAATCCACCGCGGGTCTGCTCTCTAGCCTGCCAATCTTTGAGCCGGGCTGGCAAATTCTCATGGCCCACGGCCACGCCACGGGGTGGATTGAGTGGCAGGGGCAGCGGTATGAGTTCGCCAATGCCCCTACCTATAGCGAGAAAAATTGGGGGCGATCGTTTCCGCAAAAGTGGTTTTGGCTCAACTGCAACGCCTTTGATGGTGTGCCTGACCTCGCCCTCACCGCTGGGGGCGGTCGCCGCCAGGTGCTGACTTGGATGGAGTCGGTAGCGATGGTGGGGATTCACCACGGCGGCAAATTTTACGAGTTTGTGCCCTGGAATGCTCGTGTCACTTGGCACATAACCCCCTGGGGCTACTGGCACATGCAGTGCGAGCGTCCTGACTATGTGGTTGAAGTTATTGGCACTACCGATCTCCCTGGGATTCCACTGCGGGCACCAACCCACAACGGTATGGCCTTCTGCTGTCGCGACACGGCCCTGGGCGACCTCAGCCTCAAGCTCTGGCAGCGGCGGGGCAGCGAGTTGGATCTAGTAATCGCCGCCACCAGCACCCAAGCCGGGCTAGAAACCGGTGGCGGCCCCTGGGATGGGCCCTGGGTCAAGGAGTAA
- a CDS encoding M48 family metallopeptidase has product MADSSEQLELFSPETAVLPDYRIRESDRARHVSIKVHLNGQIEVVVPQGFDQHQVPELLYRRRDWLWRSRQRLAHQTAGLTDNHFEEKPGQIEVRSRHQTWQVNYQPATTRTLAMTQSGPQTLLLRGPIDNSAACGDLLRQWLSRKARAEFAPWLRELSFVINLPFSRISIRGQKTRWASCSSNKNISLNYKLLFLPPELVHYVFVHELCHTVHMNHSAAFWQLVEEKQPGHQRFRDEIRDGWQYVPRWVED; this is encoded by the coding sequence ATGGCTGACTCGTCTGAACAGCTGGAGCTTTTCTCGCCTGAGACGGCGGTGCTGCCCGACTACCGCATTCGGGAGAGCGATCGCGCCCGCCATGTTTCCATCAAAGTGCATCTCAACGGCCAGATCGAGGTCGTGGTACCCCAGGGGTTCGACCAGCACCAGGTGCCTGAGCTGCTGTATCGGCGACGCGACTGGCTATGGCGGTCGCGCCAGCGTCTTGCCCACCAGACGGCTGGGCTGACTGACAACCATTTTGAGGAGAAACCGGGGCAGATCGAGGTGCGATCGCGCCATCAAACCTGGCAGGTTAACTATCAACCCGCCACCACCCGCACCCTAGCGATGACCCAAAGCGGCCCCCAAACCCTGCTACTGCGTGGCCCCATTGACAACAGTGCCGCGTGCGGCGACCTGCTGCGCCAGTGGCTGAGCCGCAAGGCCCGCGCTGAGTTTGCCCCCTGGCTGCGGGAGCTGAGTTTTGTGATCAACCTGCCCTTTAGCCGCATCTCGATACGCGGACAAAAGACTCGCTGGGCCAGTTGCTCTAGCAACAAAAACATCAGCCTTAACTACAAGCTGCTGTTTTTGCCCCCGGAGTTGGTGCACTACGTCTTCGTTCATGAGCTGTGCCACACCGTGCATATGAATCATTCCGCCGCTTTTTGGCAGCTGGTGGAGGAAAAGCAACCAGGGCATCAGCGGTTTCGGGACGAGATTCGCGATGGGTGGCAGTACGTTCCCCGCTGGGTCGAAGACTAA
- a CDS encoding NUDIX domain-containing protein → MLRTTKPEVAIAILYQGDRFLLQLRDDIPTIAWPGHWAFFGGHLEPGEDPDAAVYRELEEEIGYIAPQLSLFERVEDETVVRHVYHGPLVVPVEQLVLTEGLDLGLWSVDDIHQGQRFSSRAREERPLGPPHRQILLSFLEHRRIEQAI, encoded by the coding sequence ATGCTCCGTACGACTAAGCCTGAAGTGGCGATCGCCATCCTGTACCAAGGCGATCGCTTCCTCCTCCAGCTGCGCGACGATATCCCCACCATTGCCTGGCCGGGCCATTGGGCATTCTTTGGGGGTCACCTTGAACCCGGCGAAGACCCCGACGCGGCGGTGTACCGAGAATTAGAGGAAGAAATTGGCTATATTGCGCCTCAGCTATCGCTGTTTGAGCGCGTGGAGGATGAAACCGTGGTACGCCACGTCTACCACGGGCCGCTGGTGGTGCCGGTGGAGCAGCTGGTGCTGACCGAGGGCTTGGACTTGGGGCTGTGGAGTGTTGATGATATTCATCAGGGCCAGCGGTTCTCATCTCGCGCCCGTGAAGAGCGCCCGTTGGGGCCACCGCACCGGCAAATTTTGCTGTCTTTTCTAGAGCACCGTAGGATAGAACAGGCTATTTAA